A region from the Candidatus Eisenbacteria bacterium genome encodes:
- the rsgA gene encoding ribosome small subunit-dependent GTPase A has translation MLRGLLKAGPRRATHPIATGDRVLLDEGARDALVIDRVLERRNLLARKDPGDPRRCHALAANVDQLICVQSFRDPPLNLRALDRYLLLARAAGIPAIAALNKLDLHAGELPGEIRHLAAIGVPVLPMSARTGQGVPALEALLKGRLSVLAGPSGVGKSSLLNALVPRLRLRTRPVSHATSRGVHTTARVEWCDLPGGGAVLDTPGLRSIQPWGIDASNLASAYPEFEGPASACRFPDCRHRGEPDCAVRVAAQQGQVPGFRYDSYLRILASLEEERREGQERGGGGSR, from the coding sequence ATGCTGCGAGGCCTGCTGAAGGCGGGGCCGCGCCGCGCAACGCATCCGATCGCGACGGGGGACCGCGTCCTGCTCGATGAGGGAGCCAGGGACGCTCTCGTGATCGATCGGGTTCTTGAGCGGCGGAACCTCCTCGCGCGGAAGGATCCCGGGGACCCCAGGCGCTGCCATGCCCTGGCCGCGAATGTCGATCAACTGATCTGCGTCCAATCCTTCCGCGACCCTCCATTGAACCTCCGCGCCCTGGACCGCTACCTTCTCCTCGCCCGCGCAGCCGGGATCCCCGCGATTGCGGCGCTGAACAAGCTCGACCTGCATGCCGGGGAGCTGCCCGGCGAGATCCGGCACCTCGCCGCAATCGGCGTCCCGGTCCTGCCCATGTCGGCCAGGACCGGACAAGGCGTGCCGGCGCTGGAAGCGCTTCTCAAGGGCCGCCTGAGCGTTCTGGCGGGCCCCTCCGGCGTAGGGAAGAGTTCCCTACTGAACGCTCTCGTGCCCAGGCTGCGCCTGCGGACGCGGCCGGTCAGCCACGCGACATCGAGAGGCGTCCACACCACCGCGCGGGTCGAGTGGTGCGATCTCCCCGGGGGCGGGGCAGTCCTCGACACGCCCGGCCTGCGGTCGATCCAGCCTTGGGGAATCGATGCATCGAATCTCGCCTCGGCCTATCCGGAGTTCGAGGGGCCGGCGTCCGCTTGCCGGTTTCCGGATTGCCGTCACCGAGGCGAGCCCGACTGCGCGGTTCGTGTCGCGGCGCAACAGGGACAGGTCCCCGGGTTCCGGTACGACAGCTACCTGAGAATCCTGGCGAGTCTCGAGGAGGAGAGGCGCGAGGGGCAGGAGAGGGGCGGAGGAGGCTCCCGCTGA